The following are encoded in a window of Rhizobium sp. WYJ-E13 genomic DNA:
- the urtC gene encoding urea ABC transporter permease subunit UrtC translates to MITAFLLRSLDRRISIAIAILLAVAALVPVLNLATSADNPLHVPTYIMALFGKYLTYALLALALDLVWGFCGILSLGHGAFFALGGYAMGMYLMRQIGPRGVYGDPILPDFMVFLNWKELPWFWYGFDQFWFAALMVLLVPGLLAFIFGWFAFRSRVNGVYLSIITQAMTYALLLAFFRNDMGFGGNNGMTDFKDILGFNVQADGTRATLFAATAIFLALSLMIASAIVRSKFGKVLVGVRDAESRTRFLGYRVEHFKLFTFVVSAMMAGIAGALYVPQVGIINPGEFAPANSIEVVIWTAVGGRATLIGPIIGAILVNGGKTIFTGLFPDYWLFALGGLFVLVTLLLPRGIVGTLAQYFGKRKPVSNGVPPAADEEGVDAKIQAAE, encoded by the coding sequence ATGATTACGGCCTTCCTTCTCCGGTCTCTCGATCGCCGGATCTCCATTGCCATTGCCATCCTGCTGGCTGTCGCAGCGCTGGTGCCGGTGCTGAACCTCGCGACCTCGGCGGATAATCCGCTGCATGTGCCGACCTATATCATGGCGCTGTTCGGCAAGTATCTGACCTATGCGCTCTTGGCGCTGGCGCTCGATCTCGTCTGGGGCTTCTGCGGCATCCTTTCGCTCGGACATGGCGCTTTTTTCGCGCTCGGCGGGTATGCCATGGGCATGTATCTGATGCGTCAGATCGGCCCGCGGGGCGTCTATGGCGATCCGATCCTGCCGGATTTCATGGTCTTCCTGAACTGGAAGGAACTGCCCTGGTTCTGGTACGGTTTCGACCAGTTCTGGTTTGCGGCACTGATGGTGCTGCTCGTACCCGGTCTGCTCGCTTTCATCTTTGGTTGGTTCGCCTTCCGCTCGCGCGTCAACGGCGTGTATCTCTCCATCATCACGCAGGCCATGACTTATGCGCTGCTGCTTGCCTTCTTCCGCAACGACATGGGCTTCGGCGGCAATAATGGCATGACCGACTTCAAGGATATCCTTGGTTTCAACGTGCAGGCGGACGGCACACGGGCCACGCTCTTCGCAGCCACCGCAATCTTCCTGGCACTCTCGCTGATGATTGCCTCGGCGATCGTGCGGTCGAAATTTGGCAAGGTGCTGGTCGGCGTGCGTGATGCGGAAAGCCGCACGCGCTTCCTCGGCTATCGTGTCGAGCATTTCAAGCTCTTCACCTTTGTTGTCTCGGCGATGATGGCGGGCATTGCCGGCGCGCTCTACGTGCCGCAGGTCGGCATCATCAATCCCGGCGAATTCGCGCCGGCCAACTCCATCGAAGTCGTCATCTGGACGGCTGTCGGCGGGCGGGCGACGCTGATCGGGCCGATCATCGGTGCGATCCTCGTCAACGGCGGCAAGACGATCTTTACCGGCCTCTTCCCCGATTACTGGCTGTTTGCGCTCGGCGGTCTCTTCGTGCTTGTCACGCTTTTGCTGCCGAGGGGCATCGTCGGCACGCTCGCCCAATATTTCGGCAAGCGGAAGCCTGTATCCAACGGCGTGCCGCCAGCGGCAGATGAAGAAGGCGTCGACGCAAAAATCCAGGCTGCGGAGTAG
- the urtB gene encoding urea ABC transporter permease subunit UrtB — MYRAIKIFLLTLCLTLTGVTAGLKAQDDVHALVDALGVGGFPEREAAIKALVASKDAHVSQILQQLSDGLLYVNSDAGGPVLVQGGTDDEPTFSDPLTGEAIADIDPDTMSKVRINNSVRTLIGTLMSQMTLLSPDRGARLAAAQGLLKDADPANLDLLNSALADEKDAEIKSTMEAARAVMVLKSDASADEKRQAIDTVAARGGRDALTILTTALATAPDDLKPAIQAHVSTINRSLALWNIVQNVWYGLSLGSVLLLAAIGLAITFGVMGVINMAHGEMVMIGAYTTYVVQEYITANFPGMADYSLAFAVPAAFVFTGFVGLIIERIVIRYLYGRPLETLLATWGVSLILQQAVRTVFGPTNREVRNPSWMSGAFELGGLSITWNRLWIIVFSMAVFVALLMLLKRSAFGLQMRAVTQNRRMASSMGIRTGWVDAFTFALGSGIAGMAGVALSQIDNVSPNLGQSYIIDSFMVVVFGGVGNLWGTLVGALSLGVVNKFLEPFAGAVLGKILVLVLIILFIQKRPRGLFALKGRAVEA; from the coding sequence ATGTATCGCGCCATCAAGATCTTTCTTTTAACCCTTTGCCTGACGCTTACCGGCGTGACGGCAGGCCTGAAGGCACAGGATGATGTCCACGCTCTTGTCGATGCGCTTGGCGTCGGCGGTTTTCCGGAGCGCGAAGCGGCCATCAAGGCGCTCGTCGCTTCCAAGGATGCGCATGTCAGCCAGATATTGCAGCAACTGAGCGATGGCCTTCTTTACGTCAATTCCGATGCGGGAGGCCCCGTCCTCGTTCAGGGCGGCACGGATGACGAGCCGACCTTTTCCGATCCGCTCACCGGTGAAGCAATTGCAGATATCGATCCCGATACGATGTCGAAGGTCAGGATCAACAATTCGGTGCGTACGCTCATCGGCACATTGATGAGCCAGATGACGCTGTTGAGCCCTGATCGTGGTGCCCGCCTCGCGGCCGCCCAGGGGCTCCTGAAGGATGCCGACCCAGCCAATCTTGATTTGCTCAATTCCGCACTGGCGGATGAAAAGGACGCCGAGATCAAGAGCACGATGGAAGCGGCGCGAGCCGTCATGGTGCTGAAGAGCGATGCGAGCGCCGATGAAAAGCGGCAGGCGATCGATACGGTTGCCGCGCGCGGCGGCCGCGATGCGCTGACCATCCTGACCACGGCGCTGGCAACCGCGCCTGATGATCTCAAGCCTGCCATTCAGGCACATGTCAGCACAATCAACCGCAGCCTGGCCCTCTGGAACATCGTCCAGAACGTCTGGTACGGGCTATCGCTCGGTTCGGTGCTGCTGCTTGCGGCCATCGGCCTCGCGATCACCTTCGGCGTCATGGGTGTCATCAACATGGCGCACGGCGAGATGGTGATGATCGGCGCCTACACGACTTATGTCGTGCAGGAATATATCACCGCGAATTTTCCCGGCATGGCCGACTATTCGCTGGCCTTTGCCGTGCCTGCCGCCTTCGTCTTCACCGGTTTCGTCGGTCTGATCATCGAGCGCATCGTCATCCGCTATCTCTACGGCCGGCCGCTGGAAACGCTGCTCGCCACCTGGGGCGTGTCACTGATCCTGCAGCAGGCGGTGCGCACGGTCTTCGGCCCGACCAATCGTGAAGTGCGCAATCCGAGCTGGATGTCGGGTGCTTTCGAACTCGGCGGGTTGTCGATCACCTGGAACCGTCTCTGGATCATCGTCTTCTCAATGGCGGTGTTCGTGGCGCTGCTGATGCTCTTGAAGCGCTCTGCCTTTGGCCTGCAGATGCGCGCCGTCACTCAGAACCGGCGCATGGCCTCCTCCATGGGTATCCGCACCGGCTGGGTCGATGCCTTCACCTTCGCGCTCGGCTCCGGCATTGCCGGCATGGCGGGTGTGGCGCTCTCGCAGATCGACAACGTCTCGCCGAACCTCGGCCAAAGCTACATCATCGACAGCTTCATGGTCGTGGTCTTCGGCGGCGTCGGCAATCTCTGGGGCACGCTGGTCGGTGCTCTGTCGCTCGGTGTCGTCAACAAGTTCCTCGAGCCCTTTGCCGGCGCCGTGCTCGGCAAGATCCTGGTGCTTGTCCTCATCATTCTCTTCATACAGAAGCGTCCGCGCGGGCTCTTCGCACTCAAAGGAAGGGCGGTGGAAGCATGA
- the urtA gene encoding urea ABC transporter substrate-binding protein, with the protein MNLKSTITGAALGAVMAASAAFHGAVAADDTIKVGVLHSLSGTMAISETTLKDAMLMLIDEQNKKGGLLGKKLEAVVVDPASDWPLFAEKARELIEKDKVAAVFGCWTSSSRKSVLPVFEELNSLLFYPVQYEGEESSRNIFYTGAAPNQQAIPAVDYLMNTEGVKRFVLEGTDYVYPRTTNKILEAYLESKGIPKEDILINYTPFGFSDWQTEVSKIKEFGSAGKKTAVVSTINGDANVPFYKELGNQGVKATDIPVVAFSVGEEELAGLDTKPLVGHLAAWNYFESVDTPINKKFIKEWHAYTKNDKRVTNDPMEAAYIGFNAWVKAVQAAGTTDTDAVLDHIIGVSVPNLSGGTATVMPNHHITKPVLIGEIQANGQFEIVQQTPAVVGDEWSDFLPDSKDLISDWRKPMNCGNFNVATGKCGGKGS; encoded by the coding sequence ATGAATCTCAAATCCACTATTACAGGCGCAGCACTCGGCGCGGTCATGGCCGCATCGGCCGCCTTCCACGGTGCGGTTGCCGCCGACGACACGATCAAGGTCGGCGTTCTGCACTCGCTTTCCGGCACGATGGCGATTTCCGAAACCACGCTGAAAGACGCCATGCTGATGCTCATCGACGAGCAGAACAAGAAGGGCGGTCTCCTCGGCAAGAAGCTCGAAGCCGTCGTCGTCGATCCGGCTTCCGACTGGCCGCTCTTTGCCGAAAAGGCCCGCGAGCTGATCGAAAAGGACAAGGTTGCGGCCGTTTTCGGTTGCTGGACCTCCTCTTCGCGCAAGTCGGTCCTGCCGGTTTTCGAAGAGCTGAACTCGCTGCTCTTCTACCCGGTCCAGTACGAGGGTGAAGAATCCTCCCGCAATATCTTCTACACGGGTGCCGCTCCGAACCAGCAGGCGATCCCGGCCGTCGACTACCTGATGAACACCGAAGGCGTGAAGCGCTTCGTGCTCGAAGGCACCGACTATGTCTATCCGCGCACGACCAACAAGATCCTGGAAGCCTATCTCGAATCCAAGGGCATTCCGAAGGAAGACATCCTGATCAACTATACGCCGTTCGGTTTCTCCGACTGGCAGACGGAAGTCTCCAAGATCAAGGAATTCGGCTCGGCCGGCAAGAAGACCGCCGTCGTCTCCACCATCAACGGTGACGCCAACGTGCCCTTCTACAAGGAACTCGGCAACCAGGGCGTCAAGGCAACCGATATTCCGGTCGTCGCCTTCTCGGTTGGCGAAGAAGAGCTTGCAGGTCTCGACACCAAGCCGCTCGTCGGCCATCTCGCCGCCTGGAACTACTTCGAATCGGTCGATACGCCGATCAACAAGAAGTTCATCAAGGAATGGCATGCCTATACCAAGAACGACAAGCGCGTGACCAACGACCCGATGGAAGCTGCCTATATCGGCTTCAATGCCTGGGTTAAGGCCGTTCAGGCTGCCGGCACGACCGATACGGATGCGGTTCTCGACCACATTATCGGCGTCTCTGTTCCGAACCTCTCGGGCGGCACGGCGACCGTCATGCCGAACCACCACATCACCAAGCCGGTGCTGATCGGTGAAATCCAGGCGAACGGCCAGTTCGAAATCGTCCAGCAGACCCCCGCAGTCGTCGGCGACGAATGGTCCGATTTCCTGCCGGACTCCAAGGACCTGATCTCCGATTGGCGCAAGCCGATGAACTGCGGCAACTTCAACGTTGCTACCGGCAAGTGCGGCGGCAAGGGGTCCTGA
- a CDS encoding phosphatase PAP2 family protein: MSVPSLCRLSTALVCLLSIVPSLAAAEQATAAKAPYSEAGNTNKRGDACFSTVDTNAAVHLLSGFLDVWTPRTPFVDAGIETPAKDNCPAVAKTDWDGIPFSKTDGQVVNKLVHDANIAYVVKATKARTAEQAVAAYLDDRRGKNASIVDGLGPLMDAWKAGSKQTTTITEVAADATTVKHDDKGNNRGAGSKPDAENKTDANPDMGLAIDFINAASGDGSTEPAKRYFKYGRPYRWSQEVSVVPTLEPAKSGKPVEDGGFPSGHTAEAWRDALAMAYLVPQRFQEMITRAAELGEDRILAGMHSPLDVMGGRMLGTATVVYNLSKADNAALKSDAYAQAQSWLIAKSGVADAGALEVVAHAAPLAADRFADHDANRAYVLQRLSYGLPTIHGTDQPARVPQGAEALLETRLPYLDGEQRRDVLGTTEIASGYPLLDDAEGYGRLNLFAAADGYGAFDQDVTVTMDAAKGGFNAIDTWRNDIGGKGKLAKRGSGILGLSGVNSYAGGTVLEEGVLVAGSPSAFGTGGLSVKGGSLVLAADKPLTVGGDYQQLANAVAKPTLGADGAGTLIIAGNAALSGDLDVTLASGYAPAPGTKIEILRAGAVTGIFDRFTISGHKATLSYGPTSVTLTIGG, translated from the coding sequence ATGTCTGTTCCAAGCCTTTGCCGCCTGAGCACCGCGCTCGTCTGCCTTCTTTCGATCGTGCCATCGCTTGCCGCTGCCGAGCAGGCAACGGCGGCGAAAGCGCCTTATTCGGAGGCCGGAAACACCAACAAGCGCGGCGATGCCTGCTTCTCGACAGTGGACACCAATGCCGCCGTCCATCTTCTCTCCGGCTTCCTCGACGTATGGACGCCGCGCACGCCATTCGTCGATGCCGGCATAGAGACCCCAGCCAAGGACAATTGCCCCGCGGTTGCCAAAACGGATTGGGACGGCATTCCCTTCAGCAAAACCGACGGCCAGGTCGTCAACAAGCTCGTCCACGATGCGAATATCGCTTATGTCGTCAAGGCGACGAAGGCGCGGACGGCCGAACAGGCGGTAGCCGCCTATCTCGACGATCGCCGCGGCAAGAATGCCAGCATCGTCGATGGCCTCGGCCCGCTGATGGATGCTTGGAAGGCGGGCTCCAAGCAGACCACGACGATCACTGAGGTCGCGGCCGATGCGACGACGGTCAAACATGACGACAAGGGCAACAATCGCGGCGCCGGCAGCAAGCCGGACGCGGAAAACAAAACCGACGCCAATCCGGACATGGGGCTTGCAATCGACTTCATCAACGCCGCAAGCGGTGACGGTTCGACGGAGCCTGCAAAGCGTTATTTCAAATATGGCCGTCCCTACCGCTGGAGCCAGGAGGTGTCGGTGGTGCCGACGCTTGAGCCCGCCAAGAGCGGCAAGCCGGTCGAGGACGGTGGCTTCCCGAGCGGGCACACGGCGGAGGCCTGGCGGGATGCGCTCGCCATGGCCTATCTCGTGCCACAGCGCTTCCAGGAAATGATCACGCGCGCCGCCGAACTGGGCGAAGACCGTATCCTTGCCGGCATGCATTCTCCGCTCGACGTGATGGGCGGTCGCATGCTCGGCACCGCCACGGTCGTCTATAATCTGAGCAAGGCCGACAACGCCGCGCTGAAGAGCGATGCTTACGCCCAAGCGCAGTCATGGCTCATTGCTAAATCGGGCGTTGCGGATGCGGGCGCTCTCGAAGTCGTGGCTCATGCAGCGCCGCTCGCCGCAGACCGTTTCGCTGATCATGACGCCAACCGCGCTTACGTGCTGCAGCGCCTGAGCTACGGCCTGCCCACCATCCATGGGACCGACCAGCCGGCCCGCGTGCCGCAAGGAGCCGAAGCGCTTCTCGAAACGCGTCTGCCCTATCTCGACGGCGAGCAGCGCCGCGACGTGCTTGGCACGACGGAGATCGCCTCTGGCTATCCGCTGCTCGATGATGCTGAAGGCTACGGTCGCCTCAACCTGTTTGCCGCCGCAGACGGCTATGGCGCCTTCGATCAGGACGTGACCGTGACGATGGATGCCGCAAAGGGCGGCTTCAATGCGATCGATACCTGGCGCAACGATATTGGCGGCAAGGGCAAACTGGCGAAGCGCGGTAGCGGCATTCTCGGCCTTTCCGGCGTCAACAGCTATGCCGGCGGCACGGTGCTGGAAGAAGGCGTGCTGGTGGCAGGCTCGCCCTCGGCCTTCGGCACCGGCGGACTGTCCGTGAAGGGCGGTTCTCTCGTCCTGGCGGCCGATAAGCCCCTCACCGTGGGCGGTGATTACCAGCAGCTCGCCAATGCCGTGGCGAAGCCGACGCTCGGCGCCGACGGCGCGGGCACCCTGATCATCGCGGGCAATGCGGCGCTCTCCGGCGACCTCGACGTCACACTTGCCTCGGGCTACGCCCCGGCGCCCGGAACGAAGATCGAGATTCTTAGAGCAGGAGCCGTCACCGGCATCTTCGACAGGTTCACCATCTCCGGCCACAAGGCGACCCTTTCCTATGGCCCGACGTCGGTCACCTTGACGATCGGCGGATAA
- a CDS encoding ATP-binding protein, whose product MTARQRIIPVRREYNRWVANQTLEDYALRFTAKSARRFSSQRISQTAIGAISFLALEAIGGAITLSYGTTNAFFAIIVASIAMLAIGLPISRYAIRHGVDIDLLTRGASFGYIGSTITSLIYASFTFMLFAIEASIMSGALELTLGIPLWIGYIISAVMVIPLVTHGVRLISKFQLMTQPFWIVLNILPFIFIALMDWQQFDVWRAFAGIRHASGPPGTVADFNLVEFGAASAVILALMSQIGEQADFLRFLPPDPQRKWRHRLAVFLAGPGWVIIGAPKLLAGSFLVVLTFTSGVPVDRAADPAQMYLTAFGYMIPWHNAALLLMVAFVVVSQLKINVMNAYAGSLAWSNFFSRLTHSHPGRVIWLVFNVAIALLLMELGIYRLLEETLGIFSIIAMAWLCTISADLFINKPLGLAPPGIEFKRAHLYDINPVGLGAMTLSAGIALIAHFGTFGSIAASLAPYITLVIALVASPALAWATKGKFYLARKPRHAWKNLTTITCSVCEHPFEPEDMAWCPAYAAPICSLCCSLDSRCHDMCKPNARLNAQVGAVAKTLLPETIVQKLTTRLGRYGIAVALALTAVGAILAMIAHQVASASPETAEVVNRTILIVFFVFSVIAGIACWFYVLAHDSRVVAEEESSRQNTLLLKEIAAHKKTDAALQTAKETAEAANRAKSRYVVGLSHELRTPLNAVLGYAQILERDETIPAPRQSSIKVIRRSAEHLSGLIDGLLDISKIEAGRLQVYSNEINIQDFLDQIVDMFRPQAQAKGLSFIHERSQALPQFVRTDEKRLRQILVNLLSNAIKFTDEGSVTFDVGYRSQVATFTVSDTGRGIAEQDLTRIYEPFQRGEAESVRPMPGLGLGLTITRLLTNTLGGEIAVTSEKDKGSTFRVRLMLSAVIRPAAPPQEKKIVSYDGPRRTIVVVDDNEDHREMMREILVPLDFIVLTAASGLDCLTLVEGIEPDLFLVDISMPSMNGWQLVSRLRETGRAAPIVMLSANIGDAAAHSDSDDSHNDAIGKPVDIKQLRDKLALHLGLKWLYADDQAPAPAPAAISLKSPGAAHLQELLRLGEIGYIRGIEAKLADLAKVEANQPFTEELRSYVAAFDLAGFMDFLHKFEEKGETVG is encoded by the coding sequence ATGACAGCGCGCCAACGCATCATTCCGGTGAGACGCGAATATAATCGCTGGGTCGCCAACCAGACGCTCGAAGATTACGCGCTGCGTTTCACCGCAAAGAGCGCCCGACGCTTCTCCTCCCAGCGCATCTCGCAAACAGCGATCGGCGCCATTTCCTTCCTGGCGCTGGAAGCGATCGGCGGCGCCATCACGCTGTCCTACGGCACGACCAACGCCTTCTTCGCCATCATCGTCGCCTCCATCGCCATGCTCGCGATCGGTCTGCCAATCAGCCGCTATGCCATCCGCCACGGCGTCGATATCGACCTGCTGACGCGCGGCGCGAGCTTCGGTTACATCGGCTCGACGATCACCTCGCTGATCTATGCAAGCTTCACCTTCATGCTGTTTGCAATCGAGGCCTCGATCATGTCGGGCGCACTGGAACTGACGCTCGGCATACCCCTATGGATCGGCTACATCATCAGCGCCGTCATGGTGATCCCGCTCGTCACCCACGGCGTGCGGCTGATCAGCAAGTTCCAGCTCATGACCCAGCCCTTCTGGATCGTCCTGAATATCCTGCCCTTCATCTTCATCGCCCTGATGGATTGGCAGCAATTCGATGTCTGGCGCGCTTTTGCGGGCATCCGCCATGCCTCCGGCCCGCCCGGCACGGTCGCAGATTTCAATCTTGTGGAATTCGGCGCGGCCTCCGCCGTCATCCTCGCGCTCATGTCGCAGATCGGCGAACAGGCGGACTTCCTGCGCTTCCTGCCGCCGGATCCGCAGCGCAAATGGCGCCACCGCCTCGCCGTTTTCCTCGCCGGTCCCGGCTGGGTCATCATCGGCGCACCGAAACTGCTGGCCGGTTCATTTCTCGTCGTGCTGACTTTCACATCCGGCGTGCCGGTCGACCGGGCCGCCGACCCGGCACAGATGTACCTGACTGCCTTCGGCTATATGATCCCCTGGCACAATGCCGCCCTGTTGCTCATGGTCGCCTTCGTGGTCGTCTCGCAGCTGAAGATCAATGTGATGAATGCCTATGCCGGCTCGCTCGCCTGGTCGAACTTCTTCTCGCGCCTGACGCACAGCCATCCCGGCCGCGTTATCTGGTTGGTCTTCAACGTGGCAATCGCCCTGCTGCTGATGGAGCTCGGCATCTATCGGCTGCTTGAAGAAACGCTCGGTATCTTCTCGATCATCGCCATGGCCTGGCTCTGCACCATCTCGGCCGATCTCTTCATCAACAAGCCGCTCGGCCTTGCCCCTCCCGGTATCGAATTCAAGCGCGCCCACCTCTACGATATCAATCCGGTCGGCCTGGGCGCCATGACATTGTCGGCCGGCATCGCGCTGATTGCCCATTTCGGCACCTTCGGTTCGATCGCCGCCTCGCTTGCCCCTTACATCACGCTTGTGATCGCGCTGGTCGCCTCGCCTGCGCTCGCCTGGGCAACCAAGGGCAAGTTCTACCTCGCCCGCAAGCCGCGCCATGCCTGGAAGAACCTGACGACCATCACCTGCTCCGTCTGTGAGCACCCCTTCGAGCCCGAAGACATGGCGTGGTGCCCGGCCTATGCCGCGCCGATCTGCTCGCTCTGCTGCTCGCTCGACAGCCGTTGCCACGATATGTGCAAGCCGAACGCCCGCCTCAACGCGCAGGTCGGCGCCGTCGCAAAGACCCTGCTGCCGGAAACCATCGTCCAGAAACTGACGACCCGCCTCGGCCGCTACGGCATTGCTGTGGCACTGGCACTGACGGCCGTGGGCGCGATCCTTGCGATGATCGCCCATCAGGTGGCCTCGGCCTCGCCGGAGACCGCCGAAGTCGTCAACCGCACCATCCTGATCGTCTTCTTCGTCTTCTCTGTTATCGCCGGCATTGCCTGCTGGTTCTATGTGCTCGCCCATGACAGCCGCGTCGTTGCCGAGGAGGAATCCTCCCGCCAGAACACGCTTCTGCTCAAGGAAATTGCCGCTCACAAGAAGACCGACGCAGCCCTGCAGACCGCCAAGGAAACGGCCGAAGCCGCCAACCGCGCCAAGAGCCGCTACGTTGTGGGCTTGAGCCACGAACTGCGCACGCCGCTGAATGCTGTCCTCGGTTACGCCCAGATCCTCGAACGCGACGAGACGATCCCCGCCCCGCGCCAATCCTCCATCAAGGTCATCCGCCGCAGCGCCGAGCATCTTTCCGGCCTGATCGATGGCCTTCTGGACATCTCGAAAATAGAAGCCGGCCGCCTGCAGGTCTATTCGAACGAGATCAACATCCAGGACTTCCTCGACCAGATCGTCGACATGTTCCGGCCGCAGGCGCAGGCGAAAGGCCTGTCCTTCATTCACGAACGCTCGCAGGCCCTGCCGCAATTCGTGCGCACCGACGAAAAACGACTGCGCCAGATCCTCGTCAACCTGCTCTCCAATGCGATCAAATTCACCGATGAAGGCAGCGTCACCTTCGATGTCGGCTACCGCAGCCAGGTCGCAACCTTCACCGTCTCCGACACCGGCCGTGGCATCGCCGAACAGGATCTGACGCGCATTTACGAACCCTTCCAGCGCGGTGAAGCAGAAAGCGTGCGGCCCATGCCCGGCCTCGGGCTTGGCCTGACCATTACACGCCTTCTGACCAACACGCTCGGCGGCGAAATCGCGGTCACCAGCGAAAAGGACAAAGGCTCGACCTTCCGCGTCCGCCTGATGCTGTCTGCCGTGATCCGCCCGGCCGCTCCGCCGCAGGAAAAGAAGATCGTCAGCTATGACGGCCCACGCCGCACGATCGTCGTCGTTGATGATAACGAGGATCATCGCGAGATGATGCGCGAGATCCTGGTGCCGCTCGATTTCATCGTGCTGACGGCCGCAAGCGGCCTGGACTGCCTGACGCTCGTTGAAGGCATCGAGCCAGATCTGTTCCTCGTCGATATCTCCATGCCAAGCATGAACGGCTGGCAGCTCGTTTCCCGGCTGCGTGAGACGGGACGCGCCGCGCCGATCGTGATGCTGTCAGCCAACATCGGCGACGCAGCCGCTCACAGCGACAGCGACGACAGCCACAATGATGCGATCGGCAAGCCGGTCGATATCAAACAACTGCGCGATAAGCTGGCCCTGCATCTCGGCCTGAAGTGGCTCTATGCCGACGATCAGGCGCCGGCTCCGGCACCTGCAGCCATATCTCTGAAAAGCCCGGGAGCTGCACATCTGCAGGAACTGCTGCGGCTTGGCGAGATCGGCTACATCAGGGGCATAGAAGCCAAGCTCGCCGACCTTGCCAAAGTGGAGGCAAATCAGCCATTCACCGAGGAGCTCCGCTCCTATGTCGCCGCTTTCGATCTCGCCGGCTTCATGGATTTCCTGCACAAATTCGAAGAAAAGGGTGAAACCGTTGGCTGA
- a CDS encoding response regulator transcription factor, producing the protein MAELPRDIVLLVDDSPEALGFLTDALEQSGFSVLIATSGSAALNIVERITPDLILLDAVMPSMDGFETCRRLKANAAVAQVPVIFMTGLTETEHVVHALESGGVDYLSKPINIDELRARIRVHLRNARSAQSARVALDAAGRHLLAVKGNGAIHWSTPQATRLVNAAMGSDDGMEVVSRTIGTWMKERATAARDALISIAHVGQAALQLAFLGAIGPDEYLFRLTAANQRSDDEVLRRHFSLTQRESEVLMWIAKGKANRDIGEILGLSARTVNKHLEQIYVKLGVENRASAAVKAAHVLHEM; encoded by the coding sequence TTGGCTGAGCTTCCTCGCGACATCGTTCTCTTGGTTGACGATTCGCCCGAAGCGCTCGGCTTTTTGACCGACGCGTTGGAACAGTCTGGCTTTTCCGTGCTGATCGCCACATCAGGCTCGGCCGCGCTCAATATCGTTGAGCGCATAACGCCGGATCTCATCCTGCTCGATGCGGTCATGCCTTCGATGGACGGTTTCGAAACCTGCCGCAGGCTGAAGGCCAATGCCGCCGTCGCCCAGGTACCCGTCATCTTCATGACGGGGCTGACCGAAACTGAGCATGTCGTACATGCCTTGGAATCGGGCGGAGTCGACTACCTGTCGAAACCGATCAACATCGATGAACTGCGTGCCCGCATTCGCGTTCATCTGCGCAACGCCCGCTCGGCCCAAAGCGCGCGCGTGGCGCTCGATGCCGCCGGCCGTCACCTGCTGGCCGTGAAGGGCAATGGCGCGATCCATTGGTCCACGCCACAGGCCACCCGCCTCGTCAATGCCGCCATGGGAAGCGACGATGGCATGGAGGTCGTCTCCCGCACAATCGGCACCTGGATGAAGGAGCGTGCCACTGCCGCGCGTGACGCCCTCATCTCCATCGCTCATGTCGGTCAGGCCGCTCTTCAGCTCGCCTTCCTCGGCGCCATCGGCCCCGACGAATATCTCTTCCGCCTGACGGCTGCCAACCAGCGCAGCGACGACGAAGTGCTGCGTCGGCATTTTTCACTGACGCAGCGCGAATCCGAGGTGCTGATGTGGATCGCCAAGGGTAAGGCCAATCGCGATATCGGCGAAATCCTCGGCCTCTCCGCACGCACCGTGAACAAGCACCTCGAACAGATCTACGTGAAGCTCGGCGTCGAAAACAGGGCATCCGCCGCCGTGAAGGCGGCGCATGTGCTGCATGAGATGTGA